The nucleotide sequence GACCTCCGTGCTCTCTGTGGTTAATTCTCTCATCTGCTTGGTAGCGGCTTCGCGCTACGTGCTCGGCGCTTAATTCTCGTCCCATGATCGTTATTCGCCGAAAATCATGTCCGGCGCGTTGACAAAATCCGTCCGGATATTTTTTACCCCGGGTATTTGTTTGATCTTTTCGACGACGCGGTCTTCCCCGAGCCAAGTCGGCAAGGCGCCGGTTACGTCCACGGTGCCGTCACTCGCCTTGATGTCAAAACTCGACTGCGAGAAATCAGCGGACATCACCAGCGCGGCGTGCACCCGGGTCGCCAAGGAAAAATCCGCGAACACTTGATGCGTCGCTGGGCTGGCTTGATATTCCGGCAAGCGCACCGCTTCGACGATCAGATGCTTGGTGGCGTGCACGCTCATGCGCTCCAAATTAACCACCACGTCGAACCGGCTGCTATCGCGCCAGTCGTGGCCGAACATTGCCTGGAGCCGGCGGCTGCGCGCCTTGTCGATTTCCTCGAGGTAGCGGCGCGCCGCCGCGGGTTTGAGATTTTGCCGCTCACACACCTGCTCGATGCGTGACTCCAACGGCGCCGTCAGCAAGACTTTGAGCACATGATTCATGTTGGGCAGCAGCTCATGGCCGAGATGGCCGTGGTAGACCATGCCGGCCTGCCCTTCGGTATCTATTATTTCGCACAGCGACGCCGTGAGCGCGATGCGGTAGGGCTGCAAGTTTTGCGCAAAGCGCTCCCACCAGGTCGGCCCACGCTCGACGATCTCGTTCAGCTTGGCCTCGGAGATGCCGTATTTGAGACTCGTTTGAATTAGCAGCTCGCGTCCGACGCAGCCGCAACCCAACGACTGCGCCACCGCGTCGGCCAGTTCTTCGCCGCTTCCCGAAGCGCCCTGGTAAATCGTGATGATCGCCATGGTGAATACCCTCCATCGATCCGGTTAATGGTTGCCATGGCGAAATGGATTTTCGCCAATCATCGAACTGCCAACAAAAAATCTGACGGGAAGAAAGTCGCCGCCGAAGCAGGCGCGTGAAGAAGCGAAAATACCATCGAGGGTTGCGGCACCATAAAAACTCCTGTGCGGACGATTCATGGATTCAGCTGGCCCAAAGCTACTCCGGCA is from Deltaproteobacteria bacterium and encodes:
- a CDS encoding BON domain-containing protein, with the protein product MAIITIYQGASGSGEELADAVAQSLGCGCVGRELLIQTSLKYGISEAKLNEIVERGPTWWERFAQNLQPYRIALTASLCEIIDTEGQAGMVYHGHLGHELLPNMNHVLKVLLTAPLESRIEQVCERQNLKPAAARRYLEEIDKARSRRLQAMFGHDWRDSSRFDVVVNLERMSVHATKHLIVEAVRLPEYQASPATHQVFADFSLATRVHAALVMSADFSQSSFDIKASDGTVDVTGALPTWLGEDRVVEKIKQIPGVKNIRTDFVNAPDMIFGE